The Nocardioides oleivorans genome includes the window CCGCGATGGGCTCCTCGTGCTCAGAGCCCGGAATCGTGAACGCCGCGGCGAGGTGAATCGACTCCGGCGGGTGGAGGTCGGCCCACCTGGCGGCGAGATCGAGCTGACGGGCGGCCGCGGCATTCTCGGTGTCACGCTCGGAACGGATCGAGGCGAGCAGGGCCGAGGCGGAGAGGTCGTCGGCCTCTGCCTCGGGCGCCGCCAGCGTGTCGATCATGTGTTCGATTATATCGGCGAGCACCGACGCCGGCTATGCCTGAACCGGATCTGTGGAAAGCAGAATCGGCGGGACGTCGAGTCTGGCCGGCCCTCCACCTTGGCCTCGGCGGCGGTCTTGGTTTCGACACGGGCGCGGGGCGCCCTGCTCAACCAGCGACTCCGCGGCGCCCTGCTCAACCAGCGATCAGCGACCGCGGGGACCCGCCACTAGGCTCTGCACCGTGAAGCGTGCCGTCCGCCAGCCGACCCCGCACCCGTCGGGTGCGACGCCTCCGCCGGTCCCGAGGGACCTGGTGCCGGAGCACGTCGCGATCATCATGGACGGCAACGGGCGGTGGGCCAAGGAGCGCGGGCTGCCGCGCACGAAGGGCCACGAGCAGGGCGAGCACACGCTCTTCGACGTCGTCGAGGGCGCGATCGAGATCGGGGTGAAGGCGATCTCGGCCTATGCGTTCTCGACCGAGAACTGGTCCCGCTCGCCCGACGAGGTGCGCTTCCTGATGGGCTTCAACCGCGACGTGATCCGCCGCCGCCGCGACGAGATGCACGAGCTCGGCGTTCGCGTGCGCTGGGCCGGTCGCGCGCCCCGGCTCTGGAAGTCCGTCATCAAGGAGCTCCAGGTCGCCGAGGAGATGACGCGCGACAACGACGTGCTGACACTGACGATGTGCGTCAACTACGGCGGCCGCGCCGAGCTCGCCGATGCGGCCCGCTCCATCGCGCGCGAGGTCGCGGCCGGTCGGCTCGACCCCGACAAGGTCGACGAGAAGGTCTTCGCCCGCCACCTCTACGTCCCCGAGCTGCCCGACGCCGACCTGGTCTGGCGCACGTCGGGGGAGCAGCGGCTCTCCAACTACATGCTGTGGCAGGCGGCCTACAGCGAGATGGTCTTCACCGACGTGCTGTGGCCCGACGTCGACCGCCGCCACCTTTGGGCGGCCGTCGAGACGTACGCCAGTCGTGACCGACGCTATGGCGGCGCGATCCCCAACGGCCCGGCCTAGCGGCGAGCCGCTCTCAACCGGGAGAGACCCGCAGCAGCCACTGCATCTCGCGGTAGCGGTCCTCGAGCTCGTCGGGCTGCGGCACGACGTCCTGCGACGTGCGGGTGTCCTCGACGCGCACGGGGCGCGGCAGCTGCGAGTACGACGACGCGGCGGCCATGCTGCGAGGGTAGCCCGTCAGCGGCAGGCGGGACAGGTCCCGAAGATCTCCAGCGTGTGGCTGATGTCGCCGTAGCCGTGCTCCTGCGCGATCGCGTTGGTCCAGCGCTCGACGGCCGGGCCCTCGACCTCGACGGTCGCCCCGCACGTGCGGCACACGAGGTGGTGGTGGTGCGTGTCCGAGCAGCTGCGCCAGATCGCCTCGCCGTCCTCGTTGCGCAGCATGTCGACCTCGCCGGCGTCGGCGAGCGCGGCGAGCGTGCGGTAGACCGTCGCAAGGCCCACCGAGTCGCCCTGCTTCTGGATCAGGTCGTGGATCTCCTGGGCGCTGCGGAAGTCGTCGAAGCCCGCCAGCGCGGCCGCGACGGCACGGCGCTGGCGGGTGGGCCGGACCGTGCGGGGCTGGTCGGCCGGCGCGGGTCCGGAGGACGCCTGCGGGTCAGTGCTCGTCATAGTGCTCTCCGTGTACGGCGTGACGGTGGCCGTCGTGGACGTAGTCCACGTGGTCGCCGTGCGGGACGGCCGGGTGGCCGCACGCCTCGCCGTGCTGGTGGGGGTGCTCGTCGTCGGTCGCCGAGCGGTGGGGTGTCGCGGGGACCTCGGGGAAGGGTGCCATCAAGGTGCTGCGCCGGCGCAGCCACACGCCGATCGGCCAGGTCGCGGTGAACATCGCCAGAGCGACCATCACGATCGTCGGCCCGGGGTAGACCGAGACCCGGAACGACAGGGCGGCGCTGAGCAGGAGGCCGCCGACCGCGGACACGCAACCGACCACCATGGCGCCGAACAGGGTCGTGCGGAAGGAGCGGGCGAGCTGCTGCGACGTGGCCACCGGCACCACCATCAGCGCGGAGACCAGCAGCAGCCCGACCGTACGCATCGCGACGGTGATGCTGACCGCGGCGAGCACCGCGATGAGCAGGTTGTAGCCACGCACCCGGAGCCCGGCGACCCGCGCGAAGTCCTGGTCGCTGGCGACGGCGAAGAGCTGCGGCGAGAGCCCGAGCGCGACGACGAGCACGACCAGGGTGAGCGCGGCGGTGAACCACACGTCGGCGGACGAGATCGCGTTGAGCGAGCCGAAGAGGTAGGCCTGCAGGGTGGCGGCACCCTGGCCGGCGATGCCCGTGATGAGCACGCCGCCCGCGAGGCCGCCGTAGAACAGCAGCGCCAGCGCAACGTCGCCGTTGGTGTGGCCGCGCTCGCGGATCAGCTCCATCAGCACCGCGCCGAGCACGGCGACGACGATGGCGGTCCACGTCGGCGAGGCGCCGGTGAGCAGCCCGAGTGCGACACCCGTGACGGCGACGTGCCCGATGCCGTCGCCGAGGAGCGCGAGGCGGCGCTGGACGAGGAAGGTGCCGATCGCCGGGGCGGCCAGCCCGGTCAGCAGGGCGGCGATGATCGCGCGCTGCATGAAGCCGAGCGAGAACAGGTCGAGGAACGTCATGTCAGCGCTCCCTCCGATCCAGGTCGAAGGGCGACGCCACGTGCGGCGCGTGGTCGTGCCGGCTCGGACCCTCGTGCGCGTGGTCGTGCCCGTGCGGGTGGTGCGTGTGGGAGGCGAGCTCCTGCGTGAGGGGCGGGCCGTCGTAGGCGACCAGCCCGTCGCGCATCACGATCGAGCGGTCGATCAGCGGCGCCATCGGGCCGATCTCGTGCGCGACCAGGAGGATCGTGGCCCCGGTCTCCTTGAGCCTGCCGAGCGCATCGGCGAGCGCGCGCTGGTTGACCAGGTCGACGCCCGCGGTCGGCTCGTCGAGGACGAGCAGGTCCGGCTCGCCGGCCAGCGCCCGTGCGATGAGCACGCGCTGCTGCTGGCCGCCCGAGAGCTGCGAGATGCCGTACGACGCCCGCCCGGCGAGGCCGACGACGTCCAGGGCGTTCTCGACGGCCCTGCGGTCGGCTCCGCTGGTCGGGCGGAAGAGGCCGCGGCGGCCGACCCGGCCCGAGGACACGACCTCACGGACCGTCGCGGGCACGCCACCGATCGCGGACGAGCGCTGGGGCACGAAGCCGATGCGCCGCCAGTCGGTGAAGTCCTCGATCGGGGTGCCGAACAGCCGGACCGTCCCCCGGGTGTGGGGGAGCAGCCCGGTGACGGACCGCACCAGGGTCGACTTGCCGGAGCCGTTGGGGCCGAGCAGGGTCACCATGTCGCCGGAGCGGACGGTCAGGTCGACGTCACGCAGGATCGGCCGGCCGCCGATGGAGACGGAGACCTGGTCGAGGACGACGGGCGCGGTGGGATCGGGAGACGTCACGAGCAGTCGTTGGCCTTCTGCAGGGCCGCGAGGTTCTCACGCATGATGGAAAGGTAGTCCTCGCCGGCCGTGTCGTCCGAGAGCCCCTCGATGGGGTCGAGCACCGCACTGGCGATTCCCATGTCGCTGGCCAGGGTCTCGGCCATCTTCGGGCTGACCAGCCGCTCCGAGAAGACCGTGGTCACGCCGTCGGCGTCGATCAGCTCCTGGAGGTGCGCCAGGTCGGCCGCAGTGGGCTCCGACTCGGGCGACAGGCCGGCGATCGGCTCGAAGTCCACGCCGTAGCGGGCGAGGTAGCCGAACGCGTCGTGGCTGACCACGGTGGTGGTGCGTGCGCAGGCGGCGAGGCCGTCGGTGTACTCCTGGTCGAGCTGCTCGAGGTCGCTGCGCAGCGACGAGGCGTTGTCGGCGTACGTCGTGGCGTTGTCGGGGTCGAGGTCGGACAGCTCGTCGGCGACGGAGTCGGCGAAGTCGGCCACGAGCAGCGGGTCGAGCCAGAAGTGCGGGTCGACGTCACCGTGGTCGTGGCCCTCCTCGGCGTGCTCCTCCTCGGTCTCGCCCTCGTGGGACTCCTCGCTGTGGTCGGCCGGCATCAGGTCGATGACGGACGTGACGTCGAGGATGTCGGCGTCGGTGTTCTCGGCGGCGGCGTCGACGGCCGGCTGGAAGCCCTTCTCCAGCACCACCAGGTCGGCACCCTCGACCTCGGCGGTCTGCTTGATGTCGAGGCTGAGGTCGTGCGGCTCCTGGCCGGGCTGGGTGAGGTTGTCGACGGTCCAGCCGTCGCCCGCCACCCGCCCGGTCACCCAGGCCAGCGGGTAGAACGAGGCGACCGCCTGGCGACCATCCCCGGACGAGTCACCTCCCGACTGACCGCACCCGGCAAGGAGGGCGGAGGCGGTCAGGAGGCTGAGGGTGACGGGAAGGGAGCGGGTGACGAGCGACATGAGAACGATTCTCACGGTGTTTGAGAACCATTGTCAAACCGAGGAGCGACTAGCCTCGGCACGTGCTCGTCGTCACCCGCCTCCGTACGCCGGCCTCCTCGTCCGGGATCGACCCGCGAGCCGAGCAGGACCTGCGCGCGGGCCTCCTGCGCGCGCTCGGCATCCTCGAGGCGAAGCCGGGCTTCGTCACCGGAGGTGTGGGCCGCAACGTCGACGACCCGACCCTGTGGGTGCTGACCACCCGCTGGGAGAACGTCGGCTCCTACCGGCGCGCGCTGGGGTCGTACGAGGGCAAGATGCACATCCAGCCCCTGATGGTGCACGCGCTCGACGAGCCCAGCGCCTACGAGGTCGTGGAGGAGGGGACCGACCTCAACGAGGCGCAGCCCCGGTCGATAGGCTGACGCCTCACGTCAACCTGCTCCTCAACCTGCTCCGTGCACAAAGGATCCTCCACCGTGGCCAAGCCCGCTCCGACCGCCCTGGACAACGTCGTCTCCCTGGCCAAGCGCCGAGGTTTCGTCTACCCGTGCGGTGAGATCTACGGCGGCACGAAGTCGGCCTGGGACTACGGCCCGCTCGGGGTCGAGCTCAAGGAGAACATCAAGCGCCAGTGGTGGCGGTTCATGGTCACCCGTCGCGACGACGTCGTCGGCCTCGACTCGAGCGTCATCCTGCCCACCCGCACGTGGGAGGCCAGCGGCCACCTGAGCACCTTCAGCGACCCGCTGACCGAGTGCCAGTCGTGCCACAAGCGCTTCCGCGAGGACCACCTGCAGGAGGACTACGCGGCGAAGAAGGGCAGCCCCGAGAACCCCATCGACCCCGACACGGTCGACATCAACGAGCTCATCGCGTGCCCCAACTGCGGCACCCGCAACGCGTGGACCGAGCCGCGCAACTTCAACATGATGCTCAAGACCTACCTCGGCGTCATCGAGGACGAGTCCGGGCTGCACTACCTCCGGCCCGAGACCGCACAGGGCATCTTCCTCAACTTCGCCAACGTGGTGACCTCGAGCCGCCAGAAGCCGCCGTTCGGCATCGCCCAGATGGGCAAGAGCTTCCGCAACGAGATCACGCCGGGCAACTTCATCTTCCGCACCCGCGAGTTCGAGCAGATGGAGATGGAGTTCTTCGTCAAGCCCGGCGAGGACGACGAGTGGTTCCGCTACTGGATCGAGGAGCGCACCCGCTGGTACGTCGACCTCGGCATCAACCCCGACAACCTGCGCCACTACGAGCACCCGGCCGAGAAGCTGTCGCACTACTCCAAGGGGACGACCGACATCGAGTACCGCTTCGGGTTCTCGGGTCGTGACTTCGAGGAGCTCGAGGGGATCGCGAACCGCACCGACTTCGACCTCAAGCAGCACAGCGAGTTCTCCGGCAAGGACCTGTCCTACTACGACCAGGCCGCCGACGAGCGCTACCTGCCCTACGTCATCGAGCCGGCCGCCGGACTCACCCGCTCGCTGATGGCGTTCCTCATCGACGCCTACACCGAGGACGAGGCGCCCAACACCAAGGGCGGCGTCGACAAGCGGGTCGTGCTCAAGCTCGACCCGCGCCTGGCGCCGGTCAAGGTCGCCGTGCTCCCGCTCAGCCGCAACGCCGACCTCTCGCCCAAGGCGAAGGCGCTCGCCGCCGAGCTGCGCGAGAACTGGAACGTCGAGTTCGACGACTCCGGTGCGATCGGTCGCCGCTACCGCCGCCAGGACGAGATCGGTACGCCGTTCTGCGTGACGGTCGACTTCGAGACGCTCGACGACCACGCGGTCACCGTGCGTGAGCGCGACACGATGGCGCAGGAGCGGGTCAGCCTCGACGGCATCTCGGCCTACTTCGCGAGCAAGCTCATCGGCTGCTGAGCCTCCGGGAGGCTCACGGGGCCGTGTAGGCCCACGACAAGGTGGCGGAGATCTCCCCGGTGGTGGTGGCCGTCGCGCGGATGACGACGGCCCTCTCTCCCGACCAGTACGGTCCAGCGGGATTGGTCCACACGTTGGTGCCCTCGCCGTAGACGCACAGCCACCCGGCCGGGGCGGTCGGAGCCGCGACGGAGCCCGAGCAGCTCGGATTCCAGGTACCGAAGGGCCCGATCGGGGAGCCCGGAGCCATGAAGACGTTGGTTCCCGACACGAGTGGCTGGGTGGGGCGAGCGGGCAGCGAGAGCGTGGCCGAGGACACCTGTCCGCCGGCGGTCGCGGTGAAGAAGAAGGACTCTCGTCCCGTGACCGTCTGCCCGCTCGGGATCCGGTCCCACGAGCTGACCCCGCGAGCACCCTGGCCGCCCGTCGCTCCGGTGGCTCCCGCCGGACCCGCGGCCCCGGTCGGACCGACCGAGCCGCGCAGCCGCTCGACCGCCTTCGGGCTCAGGTCCTCGACCTTGATCGTGCCGTCCTTGATCTGCTTGCTCGTGACGAGGGTGCCGGCGGCGTACGACCCCGCGCCGACGCTGGCGAGCAGGGCGGCGCTGACGACGACGGCGACGGGCGCGGACAGACGGGGCATGGTTCCTCCTGTGGCATCGGACCGGAGGTTCGACACTGCTCCGATGACACCCACCGCGGCATCCGTGCTGCCCACATTTGTGTGGCACTGTGGGGAGACGACCCACTCACGCATCGGGGGATGACATGGGATCTCGCGCTCGACTCCTGGCCGTCGCAGTGCTAGCAGGCCTGCTCGTCCCGCAGGGCGCCGTGGGCGCGGCACCCTCGGGCGACCGGGTCGTGCGCGCTGCCGACCCACCGACCCGGACGATCTCGCCGATGCGGCTCCCGCGCGGGCGCGACGCGCGCGTCGACCTCATGCAGGACGGCGTCATCCACACCGTCGACGGCGCCACCCTCCCGATCCGCACCCCTGTCAACGGGGAGCAGCGCCAGCTGCTGGGGGAGAGCCCGAAGGGCTGGCTGGTCGCGGTCCGCAAGGGCTACCTCAGCCGGGTCATCGCCGTCCGCCCCGGGCGCCGCCCCGCCGAGATCAGGCACAGCCGCACCACGAGCTACGGCGAGGGCGACTCGGCGATCGGCTGGCTGCTCGCCCGGGACGGGAAGATGCTGGTCTCGACGGTCTTCGACCGCGGCGGCAGCACCCGCGACGCCATGTCGCTCCAGGGCAAGTTCCTGGGGATGAGCTACTCCGGCGCCTTCGTCACCCCGATGGACGCCGACGCCGGCCACGTCGTGACCTACGAGGACAACGAGTTCTCGCGCCTCCGCCTCTTCGACTGGGTGCCCCGGACGTCGAGGACCCAGATCGCCAAGAACGCCACCTACGCCTCGCTGCGCGAGGACCTGATGTTCGTCCGCACCACCGGCCGGCTCTACGGACCGACGGCGGTCTCGGCACCCGCGGAGCCGGCGTGGGCCGAGCCCTTCTCGCCGCTCGCGATCTCGCCCGACGGCGAGACCGCCGTCGGCCTGCGGATCTCCAGGTCGGGCTTCGACAGCCCCGCCGTGCTCGACGTACGTCGGATGAGCGACGGTGCGCTGCTCGACTCGATCGCCTTCGGGAAGAGGATCACCATGGACAACTGGTCGATCACCTCCGCCCACGAGCAGACGGCCGCGTGGGAGAGCAACCGACGGTTCGTCTTCCAGCTGCCCGCCCCCGGCGGCGCCGTGCTCGTGCGGTGCGACCTCGAGCAGCGGTGCCAGCGCGCGTCGGAGGTGGGAGGCAACATCTCCTTCCCGCACGAGTCCTTCATGTGGTGGTGAGCCTCGCGGCGCGCGCCGTCGTGCCACGATGACGCCATGCGGCGTCCCCTCCACCTGACGAGCTGCGCAGCGCTCGTCCTGGCCACGCTGTCGCTCGCGGCGTGCAGCGGCGCGGATCCGGGAAGCGACGCCGAGCCGGCCGGGACGCCCGCCGCGGCCGCGGCGAGCGGGACTGCGCCGGGCACTGCGTTGTCGTACGGCGACAGCGCCACGCTGGTGTGGCAGCCGACCTCGACCATCACGGGCGAGCTCGAGCTGAGCGTCGACACGGTCGCCGAGCAGCGCCCGTCCGTCCTCGACGGCTGGCTGCGTGACGACGCGATGGCGGCCTCGCGGCCGTACTTCGTCACCGTCACGATCACCAACACCGGAGCCGCCGACCTCGGCGGCCAGGCCGTGCCGGTGTACCTGCGCGACGACGACGGCAGGCTCGGTGCGGCGTGGTCCTTCGGCGGCGACTTCACCGCGTGCCAGAGCGGGCCGCTGCCCACGCCCTTCGCGACGGGCGCGGAGACGGAGATGTGCCTGGTCTACCTGGCGCCGGACCGCGCCCGGGCCGAGGACGTGGTGTTCGAGCCCAGCGAGGGCTACGACCCGATCACGTGGACGGGTCAGGTCGAGCGGCCGGAGTCGTCCCGGAGCTCGAGGCGCGGCTGATTTTGGGGACGGCCGGCCACGGTTCGACAATGGAGCCATGACCGCCGTGCCCGCCTCCCTCACGCTCGGCTCGCTGCGCGTCGAGACGCCGGTCGTGCTGGCGCCGATGGCCGGCATCACCAACGCCGCCTACCGGCGACTGTGCGCCGAGCAGGGCGCGGGGCTCTACGTCTCCGAGATGATCACCAGCCGCGGCCTCGTCGAGGGCGACGAGGTGACGAAGAAGATGCTGACCTTCGACGACCTCGAGACGGTGCGCTCGGTCCAGCTCTACGGCACCGACCCGGTCTACATCGGCAAGGCCGTGGAGATCCTCTGCGCCGACCACGGCGTCGCCCACGTCGACCTCAACTTCGGCTGCCCGGTCCCCAAGGTGACCCGCAAGGGCGGCGGGGGAGCGCTGCCGTGGAAGCGCGGTCTCCTCGGCGAGATCCTCGAGCACGCGGTCTCCGCCGCGGCGCCGTACGACGTCCCGGTGACGATGAAGACCCGCAAGGGCCTCGACGACGACCACCTGACCTTCCTCGACGCGGGCCGCATCGCCCAGGAGACCGGGGTCGCGGCGATCGCGCTGCACGGCCGCACGGTGGTGCAGGCCTACTCGGGCGAGGCGGACTGGGAGGCGATCGGCGACCTGGTCCGGCACGTCGACATCCCCGTGCTCGGCAACGGCGACATCTGGGAGGCGGCCGACGCGCTCCGGATGGTCGAGCAGACCGGTGTCGCGGGCGTGGTCGTGGGCCGCGGCTGCCTCGGTCGCCCGTGGCTCTTCCGCGACCTCGCCGCCGCCTTCCACGGCGAGGACGTGGCAACGCTGCCGACCCTCGGCGAGGTCAAGCAGATGATGCGCCGGCACGCCGAGCTGCTGTCGGAGCACATGGGCGAGGAGCGGGGCTGCAAGGAGTTCCGCAAGCACATCACCTGGTACCTCAAGGGCTTCCCGGCCGGCGGCGAGCTGCGCCACCAGCTGGCCCTGGTCGACTCGCTCACCAGCCTCGACACGCTGCTCGACGGGCTCGACGACACCGCCGCGTTCCCCGAGCGCGAGCTCGGCACGCCCCGTGGCCGGCAGGGCGCCCCGCGCAAGAAGGTGGTGCTGCCCGACGGGTGGCTCGACGACACCGACGGCCGCGGCTCGCACCTGCGCGAGGACGCCGACGAGACCACCGGCGGCTGACCGGCGCTGCCCGGGGTGACCCGGGACACGGGTGATTTGTCCATGGAGAATTGGGACACGGCTCGATTCCTGTGCTTCACTCGATGATCGCGTCGACGTGGGCACGAGGTCTTCCCCTGCTTTCCCTCGTGGTTTCGACGCAGTCCCCCGAAAGCAACCGCAAAGGATCAGCGCTGTGGCTCAGCATCGCCACAAGCGGGAAACCCCTGCTGCCCCCCGACACAACCGCATCCCCCGAGCTGTCCTCGTGTCCGCTCCGCTCGCCGTCGTGGCGACGGTGTCCGCGGTCACGATGGGGGTCCTCGCGGCGGAGCCGGCGACCTCCGACACCGACAACCTGCTCGCCTCGGCGAGCTCGCAGTCCTTCACGAAGGCCGCGTCCAACAGCACGGCCCTGAGCCGTCGCAGCGACACTGTCTCGCGCTCGCAGATCCGCACGGCGGCGAAGGCGGAGTCCGCGGCACGCCAGGACCTCGCGGTCGACAAGGTGGCGCGCCAGGCGGCCCGCAAGCTCGACGACACCGTGTGGACCACCGAGGCGCTGAACCTCTGGGACGGTCCGTTCGAGAAGGCCGAGAAGATGGGCGAGATCGCCGCCGTCGAGCAGGTCTCGCTCACCGGTCGCGAGCAGGCCGGTCGCACCCAGATCGTGGTCGACGGCCAGTCGCGCTGGGTCACCTCCGACTACCTCGACGCCGAGAAGCCCCAGCCGGGCCCCAGCCTGGGTGGCACCTGCAGCAACGGCTCGTCCATCTCGGCGGGACGCGAGTCGCTCTACGAGATCCACGACGTGGTCTGCTCCAACTGGCCCGAGGTCACGAGCTACGGCACGTGGCGCGGCGACGGCGAGCACGGCCAGGGCCGGGCCATCGACATCATGGTCAGCGGTCCGCTCGGCTGGACGATCGCCAACTTCCTGCGGGCCAACTACTCCTCGCTGGGCATCGAGTACATCATCTACTCCCAGCAGATCTGGTCCGTCGAGCGCTCCGGCGAGGGCTGGCGCGGCATGTCGAACCGGGGATCGGTCACGGCCAACCACTACGACCACGTGCACGTCACGGTCTACTGACCCACCGACCCGATCCTCCGTGCGACGTCAGCCGGCGGACCAGTAGTCGCGCGGGTCGGCCTCGGGGTGCTCGGTCACGGTGTCGAGCAGCTCTCCCGGGGGGTGGGCGTTGCCGTGCGTGGCAGCAGCCAGCAGCGCCTCCTCGCCCTGGCCGCGCGTCAGGTCGTGCGGCACCACGAGCAGCCGCAGCGCGGTCCGGTGCGAGGTGGTCAGCACCACGAGGTGCCGGCCGTCGCCCGGGAACGGCCCGACCTTGACGTAGCGCCCGGAGACCGCGACGGCGCGCGCCCTCAGGTCCCAGTCGGGGGACGACACGACCGCTCGCGTGACCCGGCCCAGGTGGTCGGGGAAGTGGTCGATCAGGTCGGCCAGCTCCACGGGCAGGTCGCGGCTGCGCGGCCACCACCCGCCGTCGAGCACGTCCCGGCCGGGAGACTGCCCCATCCGCAACCGGAGCGGACCGCGCGAGACAGGCTGGTGGGGCGTCGTCATGACGTCCGCCTCTCGACCGGATCGGCGCACCGACGGTGGACTCGTGGACCGGTCTGTTGCCCTGACCCTATGCCGGTTCGCCAACGTGTCCCCGGCGCTCGCTAGGCTGACCGGCCGATGGGCATCGAGGAGCTGTACGACGACTCGGCTCGCGAGCGCGTGGTCGCCGAGCCACCGAAGCGGGTGGACGCGCCCGTGCGCTTCGCGTTCGAGCGCGACCGGGCGCGCGTGGTCCACGCGGCGGCCTCACGACGGTTGGCGGCCAAGACCCAGGTGGTCGGTCCGCAGACCGACGACTTCGTCCGCAACCGGCTCACGCACAGCCTGGAGGTCGCCCAAGTGGCGCGCGACCTGGCCCGGGCGCTGGGCACCCACCCCGACATCACCGAGACCGCGGCGCTGGCCCACGACATGGGCCACCCGCCCTTCGGCCACAACGGGGAGCGGGTGCTGGCCGAGCTCAGCTGGGACTGCGGCGGCTTCGAGGGCAACGCCCAGACCCTGCGCCTGCTGACCCGCCTGGAGTCGAAGACCTTCGACGCCGACGGCCGGTCCGTGGGGCTCAACCTCACCCGGGCCGTGCTCGACGCCTGCACGAAGTACCCCTGGGGTCGCGACGAGGCGACCGGGCCGCACGGGGTGCACGCCGACGGCACCCCGCGGGTCGTCGTGAAGTTCGGCGTCTACGACGACGACCGGCCGGTCTTCGACTGGCTGCGCGCGGGTGTCGACGGGCCGGACCCGCGGCGTCGCTGCGTCGAGGCCCAGGTGATGGACCTCGCCGACGACGTCGCCTACTCGGTGCACGACGTCGAGGACGGCATCGTCGCCGGGCGTCTCGACCTCACCCGCCTCGACCGCGAGGCGCTGTGGGAGACGGTGCGGTCCTGGTACCTGCCGGGCGCCGACGACGCCGCGCTCGACTCCGCCCTCGAGGGCCTGCGTGCCGTCGGGTCCTGGCCGCGCTCGTCGTACGACGGCAGCAGGCGGAGCCTGGCCGCGATCAAGAACCTCACCAGCGACCTGATCGGTCGATTCTGCGGCCACGTCCAGCAGGCGACCTTCGCCGCCGCCGACGGCGGTCCGCTCGTGCGGCACCGCGCCGACCTCGTCGTGCCCGTCCGGACCGAGGTCGAGGTCGGGGTGCTCAAGGGCATCGCCGCCCACTACGTCATGCAGGCCGACGACCGGGTGAGCCTCATGGTCCGGCAGCGCGAGCTCGTCGCCGAGCTCGTCGAGGCGATCTGGGACCGCGGCAGCGACGCCCTCGACCCGGTGTTCACCGAGGACTGGGACGCCGCCGCCGACGATGCCGGCCGCCGGCGCGTGGTGATCGACCAGGTCGCGTCGCTCACCGACGCGAGCGCGGTCGCCCGCCACGCAGCCCTGACCCGCTAGGGCAGGTCGCCCTGCGGGTAGGGGTTGTCCTGCAGCGCGACGTTGTCGGGGTTGAGCTGGTCCTCGAGGTCGGACTGGTGGCTGCCCGGCGTGACCTTGTCCGCGACCGTGCCGGCCGCGGTGGCGACCTTGTCCTTCACGACAGGGGCCGCGGTCTGCGCCTTGTCCTTGGCGAGGTCGGCTGCCTGGTGCGCCTTCTCCTGCACGCGCGGGTCGTCCTTCACGCGGGTGACGGCCTTCTTGATCTGCTCGTAGCGCTCGCGTCCGGCACGGGTGCCGAGCACGTAGCCGGCGCCGGCGGCGAGGAGCAGGGTCAGCTTCTTCATGGTGGTCTCCCTCTGCAGTGGGATGGTCGATGGACGGGTTCAGCGGTTGCGGCGCACGCGCCAGACGACCAGCACGGCAGCCATCGCGAGAAGCGACCCCGCGGCGGCGAGCACCTCGGGCCGGGGCTTGCCGGCGTCGGTGGTCGCGGAGTCCTTGAGGTCGGAGATGG containing:
- a CDS encoding DUF5994 family protein, with the translated sequence MTTPHQPVSRGPLRLRMGQSPGRDVLDGGWWPRSRDLPVELADLIDHFPDHLGRVTRAVVSSPDWDLRARAVAVSGRYVKVGPFPGDGRHLVVLTTSHRTALRLLVVPHDLTRGQGEEALLAAATHGNAHPPGELLDTVTEHPEADPRDYWSAG
- a CDS encoding deoxyguanosinetriphosphate triphosphohydrolase, whose product is MGIEELYDDSARERVVAEPPKRVDAPVRFAFERDRARVVHAAASRRLAAKTQVVGPQTDDFVRNRLTHSLEVAQVARDLARALGTHPDITETAALAHDMGHPPFGHNGERVLAELSWDCGGFEGNAQTLRLLTRLESKTFDADGRSVGLNLTRAVLDACTKYPWGRDEATGPHGVHADGTPRVVVKFGVYDDDRPVFDWLRAGVDGPDPRRRCVEAQVMDLADDVAYSVHDVEDGIVAGRLDLTRLDREALWETVRSWYLPGADDAALDSALEGLRAVGSWPRSSYDGSRRSLAAIKNLTSDLIGRFCGHVQQATFAAADGGPLVRHRADLVVPVRTEVEVGVLKGIAAHYVMQADDRVSLMVRQRELVAELVEAIWDRGSDALDPVFTEDWDAAADDAGRRRVVIDQVASLTDASAVARHAALTR
- the dusB gene encoding tRNA dihydrouridine synthase DusB — encoded protein: MTAVPASLTLGSLRVETPVVLAPMAGITNAAYRRLCAEQGAGLYVSEMITSRGLVEGDEVTKKMLTFDDLETVRSVQLYGTDPVYIGKAVEILCADHGVAHVDLNFGCPVPKVTRKGGGGALPWKRGLLGEILEHAVSAAAPYDVPVTMKTRKGLDDDHLTFLDAGRIAQETGVAAIALHGRTVVQAYSGEADWEAIGDLVRHVDIPVLGNGDIWEAADALRMVEQTGVAGVVVGRGCLGRPWLFRDLAAAFHGEDVATLPTLGEVKQMMRRHAELLSEHMGEERGCKEFRKHITWYLKGFPAGGELRHQLALVDSLTSLDTLLDGLDDTAAFPERELGTPRGRQGAPRKKVVLPDGWLDDTDGRGSHLREDADETTGG
- a CDS encoding DUF3618 domain-containing protein encodes the protein MAESKTPEELEAEIALQREQLAGTVDDLAAKLDVKARAQHTISDLKDSATTDAGKPRPEVLAAAGSLLAMAAVLVVWRVRRNR
- a CDS encoding YtxH domain-containing protein; amino-acid sequence: MKKLTLLLAAGAGYVLGTRAGRERYEQIKKAVTRVKDDPRVQEKAHQAADLAKDKAQTAAPVVKDKVATAAGTVADKVTPGSHQSDLEDQLNPDNVALQDNPYPQGDLP